The DNA region GATCACCCGGGCGCCCGCCCGCGCCAGCACCAGCGCGAGCACCCCGGTGCCGGTCCCGACGTCGAACGCCCGCTTGCCGTGGAGCGGCCGCTCCGCGGCCGCGGCGGCGACCAGGTCCACGTACTCGCCCCGGATGGGCGCGTACACCCCGTGAAACGGGTGCACCCGCGCCCCGAGCGCGGGGACCTCGACGCCGCGCCGCCGCCACTCGTGCGCGGCGACCACCCCGAGCAGCTCGCGGAGCGGCAGCAGCGCGGGCCCGTCCGGCGGCGGCCCGAGGGCCTCGGCGCAGGCCGCCGCCACCTCCGGCGCGCGCCGCAGGCCGACCCGCCACCCGGGCTCGACCGGCACGAGCAGCCGGGCCAGCACCTCGTGCTCGAGCCGCATCCGCCCGCGCTCCGCGCGGAACGCGGCCGCCAGGCCTGCGCCCTTCGGCGCAGGGTGCTCCAGGCGCCGCCCCATGGCCGCGAGGAGCTGGCGGGCGTTGTGGTAGTCGCCGGCGTAGACCAGGCCCTCGCCCCGCCGGGCCCGGGCCAGGGCCTCGCCGGCGCGCGTCGCGTCGCCGGCGGGGCCGAGCCGGGCGGGCGGGGGCGCCGAGCCGGAGGCCCAGCGCGCCCTGTGCTCCCCGGTGGCATCTCGCCACACCAGCTCCGCGGGCGGCGCCGCGGCGGTCGGATCGGTGCGCGTCATCGGATCGCGTGCGGTTGAGCGGCCAGGCGGGGGGTGTCTGGATTAAGAAGAGCGCGCCATGTCATCGCCGCCGGAACCCCAGGCGCTGCCCAGCGCGCCCAGCCTCTCCTTCGTCGAAGACCTCTACTACGCGTGGCTCGCCGATCCCAGGTCGGTGGACGAATCGTGGCGCAGGTATTTCGAGGGCTTGCCCGCCGCCCCGGGCGCCGCCCCCGCGCCCGCGTCCTTCCCCCGGCGCCGGCCGGACGGGGCCGCCGGCCCGCAGGCGGCGCCCGGCGCGGGCGGCGACGCGGCCTTCCAGTCGAAGGTGGACCGGCTGGTGCAGGCGTACCGTGAGTACGGCCACCTCCGCGCCAACCTCGATCCGCTGGGCCTCGTCCGCCCCGCCGAGCCGTTCGCGCTGGAGGCGTTCGGCCTCGGGCCGGCCGACCTCGACCGGCCCTGCGCCGACGCGGACGGCCGCGGCGATCGCACGCTGCGCGACCTGGTGGCGAGGCTGGAGGAGACCTACTGCCGGACCCTGGGCGTCGAGCTCGCCCACATGCACGACCAGGACCTGCGCGGCTGGCTCGAGCAGCGGATGGAGCGCACCCGCAACCGGCTCTCGCTCGCGCCGGACGTGAAGAAGCTCCTCCTGCGCAAGATCGTGGAGGCGGAGAGCCTGGAGCAGTTCCTCGGGACGAAGTTCCTGGGCGCGAAGCGGTTCAGCGTCGAGGGCGCCGAGGGCTTCGTGGCGCTGCTCGAGTTCCTGGTGGACCGGGCCGTCGGCCACGGCGTCCGCAACGTGGTGATCGGCATGGCGCACCGCGGGCGCCTGAACGTGCTCGCGAACGTGGTCGGCAAGCCGCTGCGCCAGATCTTCGCCGAGTTCCGCGACAACGCCATCGTCAACGCGACCGGCGGCGACGTGAAGTACCACCTCGGCCACTCGACCGACCGCGAGACGCCGGACGGCGTGCTGGTGCACCTGTCGCTCGCGTTCAACCCGAGCCACCTCGAGTGGATCAACACGGTGGTGCAGGGGCGCGTGCGCGCCAAGCAGGACCGCTACCACGACTTCGATCGCGTCCGCTCGCTGCCGGTGCTGGTGCACGGCGACGCCTCGTTCGCCGGCCAGGGCATCGTGGCCGAGGCGCTCAACATGTCGCAGCTCGAGGCGTACGGGGTGGGCGGCACCATCCACGTCATCGTGAACAACCAGGTGGGCTTCACCACCTCGCCCCGCGACGCGCGCTCCACCACCTACTGCACCGGCCCGGCCCGGATGCTCCAGATCCCCATCATCCACGTGAACGGGGAGGACCTGGAGGCCGTGGCGCAGGCGGTGCTGCTCGCCGCGGACTTCCGCCAGCGCTTCCACCGCGACGTGGTCATCGACCTGTGGGCCTACCGCCGCCACGGGCACAACGAGGGCGACGAGCCGTCGTTCACGCAGCCGGTGATGTACCGCGCCATCTCGAAGCGCCCCACGCTCCGGCAGCTCTACGCCGAGGCGCTGGAGCGCGAGGGGACGGCCACGCGTGCCGAGGTGGACGCCATGGCCGCCGAGTACCGCGCCCGGCTCGACGAGGCGTACCAGGCCTCGGCGCAGATCGCGGTGCAGCCCGGCGCGCAGGAGGCGGCCGGGTTCTGGGCCGGCGTCAAGGGCGGCGCGATCACCGGCCCCGAGCCGGAGACCGGGGTGGCCCCCGCGGTGCTCGCCCAGGCGGCGGCCGGGATCACGCAGGTGCCGCAGGGCTTCCACGTGCACCCCAAGCTCGCGAAGGTGCTGGAGGCCCGCGCCGAGATGGGCCGCGGCGAGCGGCCGCTGGACTGGGCCACCGCCGAGGCGCTCGCGTTCGCCACGCTCTCGCTGGAGGGGCGCCGCGTCCGCCTGGTCGGCCAGGACAGCCGCCGCGGCACGTTCAGCCACCGCCACGCGGTGCTCTACGACCACCAGACCGGCACGCCGTACTCGCCGCTCGCGCACCTGCGCGAGGGGCAGGGCGTGGTGGAGATCCGGGACAGCCTGCTCTCCGAGGCCGCCGCGCTCGGCTACGAGTACGGCTACAGCCTGGAGATGCCCGACGCGCTCACGCTGTGGGAGGCGCAGTTCGGCGACTTCGTGAACGCGGCGCAGGTCATCATCGACCAGTTCCTCTCGTCGGGCGAGGCGAAGTGGAACCGGCTCTCCGGCCTGGCGCTGCTGCTGCCCCACGGCATGGAGGGGCAGGGGCCGGAGCACTCCTCGGCGCGGCTGGAGCGGTTCCTCGAGCTCTCGGTGGACGACAACTGGTACGTGGTGAACGTCACCACGCCGGCGCAGTACTTCCACGCGCTGCGGCGCCAGGTCTACTCGCCCTGGCGCAAGCCGCTGGTGGTCATGTCGCCGAAGAGCCTGCTGCGGCACCCGAAGGCCGTGTCGCCGATCGGCGAGCTCGCCGAGGCGCGCTTCCGGCCGGTCGTCGCCGATCCGGTCGCAGACCCGAGCGAGATCACCCGCGTGGTGCTGTGCTCGGGCAAGCTCTACTACGACCTCGCCGCCGCCCGCGAGGCGCAGGGCGCCCGCCACGTGGCGCTGGTCCGGCTGGAGCAGCTCTACCCGCTGGCGGCCGACGAGATCCTCGACGCCATCGCCGCGTTCCGGCCCGGCACCGAGATGGTCTGGGCGCAGGAGGAGCCGTCCAACATGGGCGCCTGGGACTACGTGGACCTGCACCTCTCGCCGCGGTTGCCCTCGCGCCTCGACCTCGTCTCCCGCCCGCCCTCGGCCAGCCCCGCGTCCGGCTCCGCCACGCGCCACAAGCTGGAGCAGCAGCAGCTCGTGCTCGAGGCGCTCGGCGACCCCGTCCCCCGCATCCACCGCACCGACACGCGCGCCGCCGCGCACGAGCACTGATCCTCCCGGAAGAACACCATGTCCATCCAGCTCAAGGTCCCGAACATCGGCGAATCCGTGCAGACGGCCACCATCGGCACGTGGCTCAAGAAGGAGGGCGAGCCGGTCCAGGCCGACGAGCCCGTCGTGGAGGTGGAGAGCGAGAAGGCCACCGTGGCGGTCCCGGCGCCCGCCGCCGGCGTGCTGCGCAAGGTGCTCCGGCAGTCCGGCGACACCGTCGCGATCGGCGAGGTGATCGCGGAGCTGGACGAGGGCGGCGCCGGCCAGGCCGCGGGCGCCTCGCCGTTCGGCTCCGGCCCGGTGCCCGGCGGCACCGTCCCCGCCGCCCGGGGCGACGGCGCCCCGGCCCCCGCCCCCGCAGCCGCGCCGGCCCCGGCGGCCGCCCCGCCCGCGCGCGCCGCTCCCCCGGCGCCCACGCCCGCCGCGCCGCCGGCGCCGGCCGCGCCCGCCGGCTTCCGCGCCCCGCCCTCCGCCCGGCGAATGATGGCCGAGCTGGGCGTGACGCCGGAGCAGGTGATCCGCAAGGAGGACGTGGCCCGCGCGCTCGAGACGCGCCCGGCCGCGCCCGCGGCCCCGGCGGTGGCCGGCCCCCGCGAGCGCGTGGTCGCGATGACCCCGCTGCGCCGCACCGTGGCGCGCCGGCTGGTGGAGGCGCAGCACACCGCGGCGCTGCTCACCACCTTCAACGAGGTGGACATGTCGC from Anaeromyxobacter dehalogenans 2CP-C includes:
- the odhB gene encoding 2-oxoglutarate dehydrogenase complex dihydrolipoyllysine-residue succinyltransferase, with the translated sequence MSIQLKVPNIGESVQTATIGTWLKKEGEPVQADEPVVEVESEKATVAVPAPAAGVLRKVLRQSGDTVAIGEVIAELDEGGAGQAAGASPFGSGPVPGGTVPAARGDGAPAPAPAAAPAPAAAPPARAAPPAPTPAAPPAPAAPAGFRAPPSARRMMAELGVTPEQVIRKEDVARALETRPAAPAAPAVAGPRERVVAMTPLRRTVARRLVEAQHTAALLTTFNEVDMSRVLALREQHGEAFLKKHGVKLGFMSFFVKASIEALRAYPGVNGEIRGDSIVYKDHYDVGVAVGGGKGLVVPVVRDADALSFAEVETTIGELAKKAKENRITLEELAGGTFTISNGGIYGSMLSTPIINPPQSGILGLHKIQKRAVVDADDQVVVRPMMYLALSYDHRLVDGREAVSFLVKVKECIEDPERMLLEV
- a CDS encoding N5-glutamine methyltransferase family protein, with translation MTRTDPTAAAPPAELVWRDATGEHRARWASGSAPPPARLGPAGDATRAGEALARARRGEGLVYAGDYHNARQLLAAMGRRLEHPAPKGAGLAAAFRAERGRMRLEHEVLARLLVPVEPGWRVGLRRAPEVAAACAEALGPPPDGPALLPLRELLGVVAAHEWRRRGVEVPALGARVHPFHGVYAPIRGEYVDLVAAAAAERPLHGKRAFDVGTGTGVLALVLARAGARVIATDLEPRAVACARENAARLGLAGQVEVVEADLFPEGVADVIVCNPPWIPAPAHGPLERAVYDPGGAFLERLLRGLPAHLAPGGEAWIVLSDLAERLGLRPPGEVARLAGAAGLEVADVREARPSHPRARDRADPLHAARAAEVTRLHRLRRP
- a CDS encoding 2-oxoglutarate dehydrogenase E1 component, with product MSSPPEPQALPSAPSLSFVEDLYYAWLADPRSVDESWRRYFEGLPAAPGAAPAPASFPRRRPDGAAGPQAAPGAGGDAAFQSKVDRLVQAYREYGHLRANLDPLGLVRPAEPFALEAFGLGPADLDRPCADADGRGDRTLRDLVARLEETYCRTLGVELAHMHDQDLRGWLEQRMERTRNRLSLAPDVKKLLLRKIVEAESLEQFLGTKFLGAKRFSVEGAEGFVALLEFLVDRAVGHGVRNVVIGMAHRGRLNVLANVVGKPLRQIFAEFRDNAIVNATGGDVKYHLGHSTDRETPDGVLVHLSLAFNPSHLEWINTVVQGRVRAKQDRYHDFDRVRSLPVLVHGDASFAGQGIVAEALNMSQLEAYGVGGTIHVIVNNQVGFTTSPRDARSTTYCTGPARMLQIPIIHVNGEDLEAVAQAVLLAADFRQRFHRDVVIDLWAYRRHGHNEGDEPSFTQPVMYRAISKRPTLRQLYAEALEREGTATRAEVDAMAAEYRARLDEAYQASAQIAVQPGAQEAAGFWAGVKGGAITGPEPETGVAPAVLAQAAAGITQVPQGFHVHPKLAKVLEARAEMGRGERPLDWATAEALAFATLSLEGRRVRLVGQDSRRGTFSHRHAVLYDHQTGTPYSPLAHLREGQGVVEIRDSLLSEAAALGYEYGYSLEMPDALTLWEAQFGDFVNAAQVIIDQFLSSGEAKWNRLSGLALLLPHGMEGQGPEHSSARLERFLELSVDDNWYVVNVTTPAQYFHALRRQVYSPWRKPLVVMSPKSLLRHPKAVSPIGELAEARFRPVVADPVADPSEITRVVLCSGKLYYDLAAAREAQGARHVALVRLEQLYPLAADEILDAIAAFRPGTEMVWAQEEPSNMGAWDYVDLHLSPRLPSRLDLVSRPPSASPASGSATRHKLEQQQLVLEALGDPVPRIHRTDTRAAAHEH